A genomic region of Chelmon rostratus isolate fCheRos1 chromosome 8, fCheRos1.pri, whole genome shotgun sequence contains the following coding sequences:
- the tubb5 gene encoding tubulin beta-5 chain isoform X2 has product MREIVHIQAGQCGNQIGAKFWEVISDEHGIDPTGTYHGDSDLQLDRISVYYNEATGKYVPRAILVDLEPGTMDSVRSGPFGQIFRPDNFVFGQSGAGNNWAKGHYTEGAELVDSVLDVVRKESESCDCLQGFQLTHSLGGGTGSGMGTLLISKIREEYPDRIMNTFSVVPSPKVSDTVVEPYNATLSVHQLVENTDETYCIDNEALYDICFRTLKLTTPTYGDLNHLVSATMSGVTTCLRFPGQLNADLRKLAVNMVPFPRLHFFMPGFAPLTSRGSQQYRALTVPELTQQVFDAKNMMAACDPRHGRYLTVAAVFRGRMSMKEVDEQMLNVQNKNSSYFVEWIPNNVKTAVCDIPPRGLKMAVTFIGNSTAIQELFKRISEQFTAMFRRKAFLHWYTGEGMDEMEFTEAESNMNDLVSEYQQYQDATAEEEGEFEEEAEDDA; this is encoded by the exons ATGAGGGAAATCGTGCACATCCAGGCCGGCCAGTGCGGTAACCAGATTGGTGCCAAG TTCTGGGAAGTGATCAGCGATGAGCACGGCATCGATCCCACAGGGACTTACCACGGAGACAGTGACCTGCAGCTGGACAGGATCAGTGTCTACTACAATGAGGCCACAG GTAAATATGTACCTCGAGCCATTCTGGTGGACTTGGAGCCTGGCACCATGGACTCTGTGAGGTCTGGACCCTTTGGGCAAATCTTCAGACCTGACAATTTTGTGTTTG GTCAGAGTGGTGCTGGAAACAACTGGGCCAAGGGTCACTACACAGAGGGTGCTGAGTTGGTGGACTCAGTCCTGGATGTGGTCCGCAAAGAGTCAGAGAGCTGTGACTGCCTGCAGGGCTTCCAGCTCACCCACTCACTTGGTGGTGGAACTGGATCCGGTATGGGAACCCTGCTCATCAGCAAGATCCGCGAGGAGTACCCCGACCGTATCATGAACACCTTCAGTGTGGTGCCTTCCCCCAAG GTTTCAGACACAGTGGTTGAGCCTTACAATGCTACCCTGTCAGTCCATCAGCTTGTAGAGAACACAGACGAAACCTACTGCATTGACAACGAGGCCCTGTACGACATCTGCTTCCGCACTCTGAAACTGACCACACCCACCTACGGAGACCTTAACCACCTGGTGTCCGCCACCATGAGCGGGGTCACCACCTGCCTGCGCTTCCCTGGTCAGCTCAATGCTGATCTCCGCAAACTGGCTGTCAACATGGTGCCTTTCCCCCGTTTGCACTTCTTCATGCCTGGCTTCGCTCCCCTGACCAGCAGAGGCAGCCAGCAGTACCGAGCCCTCACAGTCCCCGAGCTCACCCAGCAGGTGTTCGATGCCAAGAATATGATGGCCGCGTGTGACCCCCGTCACGGCCGCTACCTGACCGTGGCTGCCGTGTTCCGTGGCCGCATGTCCATGAAGGAAGTTGACGAGCAGATGCTCAACGTccagaacaaaaacagcagctacTTCGTGGAATGGATCCCCAACAATGTCAAGACCGCCGTCTGTGACATTCCACCCCGTGGCCTCAAGATGGCCGTCACTTTCATCGGCAACAGCACAGCCATCCAGGAGCTGTTCAAGCGCATCTCTGAGCAGTTCACAGCCATGTTCCGTCGTAAGGCCTTCTTGCATTGGTACACAGGTGAAGGCATGGATGAGATGGAGTTCACTGAGGCAGAGAGCAACATGAATGATCTGGTGTCTGAGTACCAGCAGTACCAGGATGCCACTGCTGAAGAAGAGGGTGAATTTGAGGAAGAGGCTGAAGACGATGCTTGA
- the tubb5 gene encoding tubulin beta-5 chain isoform X1 codes for MREIVHIQAGQCGNQIGAKFWEVISDEHGIDPTGTYHGDSDLQLDRISVYYNEATGGKYVPRAILVDLEPGTMDSVRSGPFGQIFRPDNFVFGQSGAGNNWAKGHYTEGAELVDSVLDVVRKESESCDCLQGFQLTHSLGGGTGSGMGTLLISKIREEYPDRIMNTFSVVPSPKVSDTVVEPYNATLSVHQLVENTDETYCIDNEALYDICFRTLKLTTPTYGDLNHLVSATMSGVTTCLRFPGQLNADLRKLAVNMVPFPRLHFFMPGFAPLTSRGSQQYRALTVPELTQQVFDAKNMMAACDPRHGRYLTVAAVFRGRMSMKEVDEQMLNVQNKNSSYFVEWIPNNVKTAVCDIPPRGLKMAVTFIGNSTAIQELFKRISEQFTAMFRRKAFLHWYTGEGMDEMEFTEAESNMNDLVSEYQQYQDATAEEEGEFEEEAEDDA; via the exons ATGAGGGAAATCGTGCACATCCAGGCCGGCCAGTGCGGTAACCAGATTGGTGCCAAG TTCTGGGAAGTGATCAGCGATGAGCACGGCATCGATCCCACAGGGACTTACCACGGAGACAGTGACCTGCAGCTGGACAGGATCAGTGTCTACTACAATGAGGCCACAG GAGGTAAATATGTACCTCGAGCCATTCTGGTGGACTTGGAGCCTGGCACCATGGACTCTGTGAGGTCTGGACCCTTTGGGCAAATCTTCAGACCTGACAATTTTGTGTTTG GTCAGAGTGGTGCTGGAAACAACTGGGCCAAGGGTCACTACACAGAGGGTGCTGAGTTGGTGGACTCAGTCCTGGATGTGGTCCGCAAAGAGTCAGAGAGCTGTGACTGCCTGCAGGGCTTCCAGCTCACCCACTCACTTGGTGGTGGAACTGGATCCGGTATGGGAACCCTGCTCATCAGCAAGATCCGCGAGGAGTACCCCGACCGTATCATGAACACCTTCAGTGTGGTGCCTTCCCCCAAG GTTTCAGACACAGTGGTTGAGCCTTACAATGCTACCCTGTCAGTCCATCAGCTTGTAGAGAACACAGACGAAACCTACTGCATTGACAACGAGGCCCTGTACGACATCTGCTTCCGCACTCTGAAACTGACCACACCCACCTACGGAGACCTTAACCACCTGGTGTCCGCCACCATGAGCGGGGTCACCACCTGCCTGCGCTTCCCTGGTCAGCTCAATGCTGATCTCCGCAAACTGGCTGTCAACATGGTGCCTTTCCCCCGTTTGCACTTCTTCATGCCTGGCTTCGCTCCCCTGACCAGCAGAGGCAGCCAGCAGTACCGAGCCCTCACAGTCCCCGAGCTCACCCAGCAGGTGTTCGATGCCAAGAATATGATGGCCGCGTGTGACCCCCGTCACGGCCGCTACCTGACCGTGGCTGCCGTGTTCCGTGGCCGCATGTCCATGAAGGAAGTTGACGAGCAGATGCTCAACGTccagaacaaaaacagcagctacTTCGTGGAATGGATCCCCAACAATGTCAAGACCGCCGTCTGTGACATTCCACCCCGTGGCCTCAAGATGGCCGTCACTTTCATCGGCAACAGCACAGCCATCCAGGAGCTGTTCAAGCGCATCTCTGAGCAGTTCACAGCCATGTTCCGTCGTAAGGCCTTCTTGCATTGGTACACAGGTGAAGGCATGGATGAGATGGAGTTCACTGAGGCAGAGAGCAACATGAATGATCTGGTGTCTGAGTACCAGCAGTACCAGGATGCCACTGCTGAAGAAGAGGGTGAATTTGAGGAAGAGGCTGAAGACGATGCTTGA
- the flot1b gene encoding flotillin-1b: MFYTCGPNEAMVVSGFGRSPPLMIAGGRVFVFPCIQQIQRITLNTLTLNVKSDKVYTRHGVPISVTGIAQVKIQGQNKEMLATACQMFMGKSEPEIAQIALETLEGHQRAIIAHLTVEEIYQDRKKFSEQVFKVASSDLVNMGIGVVSYTLKDVHDDQDYLHSLGKARTAQVQKDARIGEAQYKRDAVMREAHAMQEKVSAQYKNEIEMAKAQRDYELKKAAYDVEVNTKKAESEMAYQLQVAKTKQRIEEEKMQIQVVERTQQITLQEQEITRKEKELEAKIKKPAEAEKYRLERLAEAQRLQLIMEAEAEAESIRMKGEAEAFATEAKGRAEAEQMAKKAEAFKEYKDGAMVDMLLEKLPLMAEEISKPLSAANKVTMVSSGGSEVGASKLAGEVLDIMTRLPSAVEKLTGIDISQAAGKTTLVH, from the exons ATGTTTTACACATGTGGACCCAATGAAGCCATGGTGGTGTCCG GCTTTGGCCGTTCGCCTCCTCTAATGATTGCTGGAGGGCGAGTGTTTGTCTTCCCCTGTATCCAGCAGATCCAGAG AATCACACTCAACACCCTGACTCTAAATGTGAAGAGTGACAAAGTCTACACCCGTCATGGTGTTCCTATCTCCGTCACTGGCATTGCCCAG GTGAAAATCCAGGGCCAGAATAAGGAGATGTTGGCCACCGCCTGCCAAATGTTTATGGGTAAGTCTGAGCCTGAGATTGCCCAGATTGCACTGGAGACACTGGAGGGACACCAGAGAGCCATCATTGCCCATTTGACTGTGGAG GAGATCTACCAGGACCGTAAGAAGTTCTCCGAGCAGGTCTTCAAAGTGGCCTCCTCTGATCTGGTCAACATGGGGATTGGTGTGGTCAGCTACACGCTCAAAGATGTTCATGATGATCAG gACTACCTTCACTCCCTGGGCAAAGCCAGAACAGCCCAGGTGCAGAAGGATGCCAGAATCGGAGAGGCCCAGTACAAAAGAGATGCTGTCATGAGG GAGGCCCATGCAATGCAGGAGAAGGTTTCAGCTCAGTACAAGAATGAGATTGAGATGGCAAAAGCCCAGAGAGACTACGAGCTGAAAAAGGCAGCCTATGATGTTGAGGTCAACACGAAGAAGGCTGAGTCAGAAATGGCCTATCAGCTTCAG GTGGCCAAGACCAAGCAGCGCattgaggaggagaagatgcaGATCCAGGTGGTGGAGCGGACACAGCAGATTACACTGCAGGAGCAGGAGATCACCCGCAaggagaaggagctggaggccAAAATTAAGAAGCCTGCAGAAGCAGAGAAATACCGACTGGAGAGACTGGCTGAGGCACAGCG CCTGCAGCTTATCATGGAGGCCGAGGCTGAGGCCGAGTCCATCAGA atgaaGGGCGAGGCAGAGGCTTTTGCCACAGAGGCTAAGGGTCGTGCCGAGGCGGAGCAGATGGCCAAGAAAGCCGAGGCCTTCAAGGAGTACAAAGATGGAGCCATGGTGGACATGCTGCTGGAGAAACTGCCTCTG ATGGCAGAGGAGATCAGCAAGCCGCTGTCGGCAGCCAACAAGGTCACTATGGTGTCTAGTGGCGGCTCAGAGGTGGGAGCATCCAAGCTTGCTGGAGAGGTGCTCGATATCATGACCAGGCTGCCTTCCGCTGTGGAGAAACTCACTGGAATCGACATCTCCCAG GCTGCAGGAAAGACCACCCTTGTGCATTAA